The following proteins are co-located in the Fluviicola sp. genome:
- a CDS encoding T9SS type A sorting domain-containing protein produces MKKSGKHFLLSSIAALATSISVAQVQWQKEYIYSNYAVNNTAETAKTTIETSDGGYLIGGIAEKSPRVAYMAKVAANGDSLWVRYYDANYGGFSGLSKLYRDNNNELFGVFESLYGRLAFVKLNETNGDTISKFYGPMGPASNYIYLAHTQLANGDYVLSYTQSTASIVKRFTPGNLNAVWTHDYAGEVIAVTSMIQDGSDLVMAGYVGAPNWEYDLAVTKLAASDGTVHWTKKYRRYALWKDQKVGLVKNSAGDYLVAASSQQNNKLYPSVLKVASNNGDSLSISMLTTHNGNPLNLGFCDNLVPFANGFVAAGEIDQNFNDATNTPQNCGQMALFCISDNGQILNAYAMNQIGPYYNGSIYTGSHCWGLSCIATSDNKVLVTGKGNYNAESNGWNAAFGDAYLVKIAPETLGLNEHSELAGLTAWPNPSNGTVQISASEIIEKVIVYNQLGAKVLELNASDKTVTIDLSAMPGVYFYQVYGNQASGTGKLIIH; encoded by the coding sequence ATGAAAAAGTCCGGAAAACACTTCCTTTTAAGTTCGATCGCTGCACTGGCAACAAGCATTTCTGTTGCCCAGGTACAATGGCAGAAAGAATATATTTATTCCAATTATGCCGTCAACAATACAGCGGAAACTGCCAAAACCACCATCGAAACAAGTGACGGCGGATACCTCATCGGTGGAATAGCCGAAAAATCACCGCGCGTAGCCTATATGGCAAAAGTTGCTGCAAACGGAGACTCACTATGGGTCCGTTACTACGACGCTAATTACGGAGGTTTCAGCGGGCTTTCGAAATTATACCGCGATAACAACAATGAGCTTTTCGGGGTTTTCGAAAGTTTATACGGAAGACTTGCCTTTGTGAAACTAAACGAAACCAACGGCGATACGATCTCTAAATTCTACGGACCAATGGGACCTGCGTCCAACTACATCTACCTGGCACATACGCAGCTTGCCAACGGAGATTATGTGCTTTCCTATACCCAAAGTACAGCCTCCATTGTAAAACGCTTTACCCCCGGAAACCTGAATGCTGTATGGACTCACGACTATGCCGGTGAAGTCATTGCCGTAACTTCCATGATACAGGACGGATCAGATTTGGTAATGGCTGGTTATGTGGGCGCACCAAACTGGGAATACGACCTGGCAGTTACCAAACTGGCTGCTTCCGACGGGACTGTGCACTGGACCAAAAAATACAGAAGATATGCGCTTTGGAAAGATCAAAAAGTAGGTTTGGTAAAAAACAGTGCCGGAGATTACCTGGTTGCGGCGAGTTCCCAACAGAATAATAAACTCTATCCTTCCGTATTGAAAGTAGCCTCCAATAATGGCGATAGTTTATCTATTTCGATGTTGACTACTCACAACGGAAATCCGCTAAACTTAGGTTTTTGCGACAACCTCGTACCTTTTGCAAACGGATTTGTTGCAGCCGGAGAAATCGACCAAAACTTCAATGATGCTACCAATACTCCTCAAAACTGCGGACAAATGGCTTTATTCTGTATCAGCGACAACGGACAAATCCTGAATGCATATGCCATGAACCAGATCGGGCCTTACTATAACGGATCTATCTATACCGGTTCACATTGCTGGGGACTTTCCTGCATCGCTACTTCCGACAACAAAGTACTCGTAACCGGGAAAGGGAATTACAATGCGGAAAGTAACGGGTGGAATGCTGCCTTCGGTGATGCCTACCTGGTAAAGATCGCACCCGAAACACTGGGGTTAAACGAACACTCCGAACTGGCTGGTTTAACTGCCTGGCCGAACCCTTCCAACGGGACCGTTCAGATCTCTGCCTCTGAAATAATTGAAAAAGTAATCGTTTACAACCAACTGGGAGCTAAAGTACTGGAATTAAATGCTTCTGACAAAACAGTTACAATCGACCTGTCAGCTATGCCGGGAGTTTACTTTTACCAGGTTTACGGGAATCAGGCATCCGGTACCGGGAAATTAATCATTCACTGA
- a CDS encoding helix-turn-helix domain-containing protein, with amino-acid sequence MVGSRCYEKIGKELARMGMIPEVSQGVIDFHEEPDGMQLLQLKEVLWDMGYEFVDDLNSKKLDEVSGLIKKLIYRHPEIPVSGYPEYLEELELLDQEMILLFSQVHGMDLVQYGAIQQMERIKEMLLYEDWKLKEIAELFQFKNKGQLKRTFERITGLTPKFYKDIRKKRLKIREENGFGENISAIKEKN; translated from the coding sequence ATGGTTGGCAGTCGCTGCTATGAAAAGATAGGAAAAGAACTGGCTAGGATGGGAATGATTCCGGAAGTGAGTCAGGGTGTAATAGATTTCCATGAAGAACCGGACGGAATGCAGCTTCTCCAGTTGAAAGAAGTTCTTTGGGACATGGGCTATGAGTTTGTTGATGATCTGAACAGTAAAAAGCTGGATGAAGTTTCCGGGTTGATTAAAAAGTTAATTTACAGGCATCCGGAAATACCGGTAAGCGGTTACCCGGAATACCTCGAAGAGCTGGAACTTCTGGATCAGGAAATGATCCTGCTGTTTTCACAGGTCCACGGAATGGATTTGGTTCAGTACGGAGCCATACAACAGATGGAACGCATCAAGGAAATGCTGCTGTATGAGGATTGGAAATTAAAGGAGATTGCTGAATTATTTCAATTCAAAAATAAAGGACAGTTGAAAAGAACCTTTGAAAGAATTACCGGATTAACACCGAAATTCTATAAAGACATTCGGAAAAAACGTTTAAAGATCCGTGAAGAAAACGGGTTTGGCGAAAATATAAGTGCGATTAAGGAGAAAAATTGA
- a CDS encoding helix-turn-helix domain-containing protein, which yields MRLYIKYMVSARCKMVVQTELEKLGFQCATVELGIIETLTDLTTEDLAQLRENLSRVGLELLEDKKRLLVVQMKDAIIELIYHSEEIPNINYSEYLSEKLGHDYTYLSGIFSEAKGITVQQFIIMKKTERLKELLANTDMSLADIAYKLNYSSVAHLSNQFKKNTGLSPSTYREMMMESRVS from the coding sequence TTGAGACTATATATAAAATACATGGTCAGCGCCCGTTGCAAAATGGTGGTGCAGACCGAATTGGAAAAATTAGGGTTCCAATGCGCTACAGTGGAACTCGGAATTATTGAAACCCTTACTGATCTTACAACAGAAGATTTGGCACAATTGAGGGAAAACCTGTCCAGGGTTGGACTAGAACTCCTGGAAGACAAAAAAAGATTGCTGGTTGTCCAGATGAAAGATGCGATCATTGAATTGATCTATCATTCGGAAGAAATTCCAAACATCAATTACTCCGAATACCTCAGTGAAAAACTGGGACATGATTATACCTATTTGTCGGGTATCTTTTCGGAGGCAAAGGGAATTACCGTGCAGCAATTCATTATTATGAAAAAAACAGAACGTCTGAAGGAGCTACTGGCAAACACTGATATGAGCCTTGCAGACATTGCTTATAAGCTGAATTACAGCAGCGTGGCGCATCTTTCCAATCAATTCAAGAAGAATACGGGACTCAGTCCTTCTACATACAGGGAAATGATGATGGAAAGCAGAGTTAGCTAA
- a CDS encoding lmo0937 family membrane protein, which yields MRVAISTLSILVAMGWAIGYFKFEAGASIHLTLVVAVLALIMQWLPSSKP from the coding sequence ATGAGAGTAGCAATAAGTACGTTATCCATTTTGGTTGCCATGGGATGGGCAATCGGATACTTTAAGTTTGAGGCAGGGGCTTCCATTCATTTAACACTCGTTGTTGCAGTGCTTGCGCTAATTATGCAGTGGCTTCCGAGTAGTAAACCCTAG